ATCTCTATCTTTCTATCTAGTCAATCCATAAATGCAAAAGAACAATTCTTATAATTATGTAAGTAATTCAAACGAAAAAGGAGTTCCTAATAATAATGTGAATAATTACTCTCTTATAGCCTCACTATATTATTTTGATAGTTATTGGAACTAGAGGATTGACTTGATTTGCAAAATGGTGAAGGGCTTCTccttattcattttaattatttttctttcctatagatAACTTCAGCAGCCCAGGTTCTGTTAATAGATGGAGCAATAAGTCAGTGGTTACTGAATTCATTTTGTTGGGCCTGTCTAGCTCTCAGGAACTGcaactcttccttttcttaatcTTCTCTGTGTTTTATGGAGCTGCGGTCTTGGGAAACATCCTTATCATCCTCATAGCGATCACAGACTCTCGACTGCACTCCCCAATGTACTTTCTTCTCAGTAATCTCTCCTTCATCGATGTGTGTCAGGCTACCTTTGCCACTCCCAAGATGATTGCAGACTTCCTCAGGGAACATAAGACCATCACCTTCCAGGGATGCATGTCACAAATCTTTTTCTTGCATGTTTTCGGGGGCAGTGAGATGGTGCTTCTTGTTGCCATGGCCTACGACAGATACCTTGCAATCTGCAAACCTCTGCATTACATGACTATCATGAGCCGAAAGGTGTGTGCTATTCTGGTGGGGGTTTCTTGGGCCATTGGCATTCTACACTCATCCAGCCATCTAGCATTGACAGTTGACCTTCCTTTCTGTGGACCCAACAAGGTGGACAATTTCTTTTGTGACCTTCCCCTCGTGATCAAGCTTGCCTGCTTAGACACCTATGTTTTAGAGATCCTTGTGCTCACAAACAGTGGCCTGCTCTCACttatctgttttctccttttgctcATTTCTTACACTGTCATCCTCGCCACTGTCCTCCGCCAATCCCCTGGTGGGACATCCAAGGCCCTTTCCACTCTCTCTGCCCACATCACTGTTGTGGTTTTGTTCTTTGGCCCATTAATCTTTATCTATATTTGGCCCTTTGAAAGCTTCCCAATTGACAAATTTATCTCTGTGTTTTTTACTGTCTTCACGCCCTTCCTTAACCCTATGATTTACACGCTGAGGAATAAAGATGTAAAGGAAGCCATGAAGAAGCTGAGGAAGCAGCATGTGGGTTCCAAGGAAGTCTCTTAGACAACTGTGAAGAAGTAACACAAGTCCTTTCTTCTTGTTGTTTgcaatgtatgtatataattgttCTGACTGTGTTTCAATCACAATTAGTCTTCCATGATTATAGGACCTGAATCTGGTGCTGTTGGTAAATGCAGTGCAGGATCTCATATTATGTTATACATCCTGATATTCTGTGGCTCTCTCATCCTCTCTGAAACAGCAAGTACAcatattaaaattcaaatattttttcctatatatagttaaaaaaaatcttgtggcattttaaagtcatttctaTATTAAGGCAGATTAGTTAACACAAATAATTTATTGGggtaacaaagaaagaaatttagctttaaaaacagaatgtgggaagttcctattgtggctcagtggtaaggagtctgactagtatacatgaggatgcaggtttgattcctgctcaccctggctaaggatctggcattgcagtgcgctatggtgtatgttgcagatggcttggatcccatgttgctgtggctcagatttgacccctagcctgggaacttccatatgccacaggtgtggctctaaaaaaagtaaaaaaagaaaaacaaaatagaatctgCTTTGACATGATATGCTGAATGAAGACTTCTCTACTTGTATAAATTATAGTTCATAAGTATTTCAGTTAATAACTTGATTCGTATAAATAGCTACAAGTATTCCACACTCACAAATAAGGCATtagtgtttataaaattttttatttattatttatgttaaatCTTAAATACTCAAAATACTATAATATCAATGATAGGACTGAGTTTTGCTGCTCCGACTGAAACAAATACCATGTCAGCAATATAACCAAGCCCATAGTTCAAATTACAAGAATGCTCTTAATATTTTCTGGGAGAAATGCCATATCACTTTACACACTGTATCACTGATAATAAACTTGCCATTAGTTGAAAATGACTACAGGATATCTGAGTAGTTATTGACTTTGTTTAGCTAAGTTTGAGAGTTTATTTCAAGTAGCCACACAAAGCATATATATTAGTAATTAGAAAACATATCCcctacttattttctttaaaactttgagGGAAACTTCAAAAGCATCCCACCAAATCAGGGAATGAATAGGAGAAGGAATGAGCATATGTGATTCAGTTCCTTAACAGTCACAGATCAGTCCCTGCCATCACTGTATCACTGTGTATTCATGCTAGGAGGAATTTATTCTGTTTGTGTTAGCTTTCAATTCAAACTTGTGGTTTTTGTACTGAAGATGTaattgtgtttttgctttttcttaaaatagattGTATTTCCCTAAGACAACCTTTGTTCTATTTCTTACTATATTGGTCAGTGTACTTAGAGTTTAACATGCAAGAACATGCAGTGAATGCCATAAAGAGGATATATAATTCAGAGCATTGATTTCCAGGTAAGTTCTACTGTTGTTTTATACAAAAGTGGTATTTGGAGTCATGGAGTCAGGAGCTAGTGGAAAAGGAGAGTGTCCATATCTAAGTCTCAGATTTTTTATGAGACATTGTACTTTGTAGCAATCTGCTCTTGTTATCATATTTAATTGTCCACATGTAAGGTTACTTCATCAGATATCACTTTAGTAAACTGATATTGACTTAAAACTTCCTATATGACTGTGATTAAAATGAGCAATGACAAGTATTACAAAAGAGGCAAAAGCCAGAGTTCCATATTCCAGAAAAATTTTCAAACCAATTTAGCTATTAAAAAGTTCATTAACAATTATGCAATGAAGCCAAGTAAAGGATATTTGGATATTACAATGGATGTTATAAACATTGCGATGTTGATAATTAAGTGTGGTAATGTTCAGCTTTGTTCAATTCAAAGCATCCCAATGTATTTCAGCAATTTCAAACTTAATTTATGCAGATATTGTGCTCACATAGAGACAATTAAGAAAGATCTTTGGTCTCATATAAATGACTGCGTGTTAAGGAAACAGAGAAGCATAGaggttttacattaaaaaaaaggacttaCTCTTTATTAGAGTTGCAGAATGGGACAAACAGGAGAGGGCTTTTAGCTGGCCAACCACCAGAAATTTCCATAACTGACATTAATATAATGAGTTGCCCCAGTTTATGTTTAGGCCCACAGACATACAGACCCATAAACCCAAACTTGTTAATAATTGCAAGAAAATTGGGGGAATTTGTCAAATGACATTGAAAATATAATTGTCATATCAAAGAGTCACAGCATTGTTCTTGAGATAGAAGCCAAATATCAGTAATGGTTTTGgtgaatttacattaaaatttaaagtttgggTTACATGATTGATACATATAAGATCATTACAGTCTGATAACCTGATAGGGAAACACTCACCTGAACAATGTTGGAAAGGCACTGTTATAATTTGTGTCAGTGATTTCCCCtcttatttatctatatattcatGTCTGCATACAATCTTTCTCAAGGTGTATTAATACTCTTACCAGATTAAAGTCAAAATTCATTGGCCCAGAAATCAGGATAACTGAGAATTGAGAAGTGAGATATGTTCTCCTATCCTTTATGTATGCTTATGAAACCCAACTCTTAATAGCAATCTTATCATTTCTAAAGGCTTATGAGTCCAATATCATAAGTAGCAATTTTAAGGAAAAGCTATACAAATtgtaaacaaaaaatagaaaaattaaatctattaggtataaaatgtaaattaaaatactaGAGAAGTATATTGTCCTCTAGTAAACTGATAAAGAATCAAAcagttttgtgttttctatttagtATTTTTGATACTAAAATACTGAATAGAACTGAAACTTTagaaatatggaagttctatttggTCAAAAATTACTGGAAATTTTTTAGAAAGCAATTTGTTGTATTTATCAAAATAAGTCTGCATTCATGACCCAATACCTATTCCTTGAAGGCTTCTTTCTTGAGTAATTTAATCATCCAATTCCGAAGCACAaaagtaaatatgtatatgttgtACATCATGGACTCTAAAAATTATAGTTTCTTTGAAGAATTGGTTAAAACtagtcataaagaagaaaaaaaatgtgaatcctTCTGTGCAAGAATGCCATCTGAAGATAGAGACTAACgtttcttcccttctctggaaGAACTTCCTTCCACCCAGTGGAGCCAGAATAAACTTCATTCCAAAATCTGAAAAGCATCATATGATAGGGGAACATTTTATGTGAGCTCACTTAATGACAAATcacaaaattccttaaaaaacagCAATATAAATCCAAGAATATACAAAAGCAATAAGCAAAAAGAATGATCTAATTAAGGCTACTCAGAAATGCAAGACTGGTTTGACATTTGATTATTAGTCAATATAATTTACTCTGTTAAAAAGgtacaagaaaagaaacatatgaTTGTctcaagacatgaaaaaaatttcaatgacCGTTAATAATCATTGCTGGGAAAAAACTTTCATAAACtaaggatagaaaaaaatgtctaggATAAAACAGTTAATAGTACCTATAAATAACACTGTTATCTACTCCAGTAAACTGAAATGCTAACCCAGAAGgtgaaaacaatgtttttttttaaagtataaaaatgaagtGGATGGAGGTGGGATTCATAGCAAATTAAATTCAGATAAACTTCAGATGTAAACTGAGTATTTAGTAAAGAACTcaacctaaaatatttaaaaacaaaccctGAAATAATTCACCTGACCCACTAGTAACTTCTCTGACTGACTGAACAAAGACCACTAtttttgtagaaagaaaaaaaagtcctgcaCTCAGAACTGTAAAATTTATACTGTCTGCCATTCAATCAAAGATTACTAGATACGTAAAGAAGCACAAAAACATGAATCATAATCAGAAGAATTTTAAATCAACAGAAATAGGTTTAGAAATTACCTAGACATtggaattagaagaaaataactttaaaagtgcTAGTATAAATATGcaaaggatataaagaaaaacatgaacataACAGTGAGATATGAAATATGTTTAACAAAACAACAtttctagagaaaaatataattatggaTGAATTATTAGTAGAGATTATTAATGGCATATTTGGGCAAATCAGACAGTATGAAATAAATGATCATTAAATTTAAGGTATAACAAGAGAAAATCTCAAAACAGATGTAcagagacaaaaaatacaaaatgaaaaactgaggAGAGTTACAGTGATATGTAAGATAATATCAATTAGTCTAACACATATGTAATTGGAGTTTtagtgggaaagaagaaaagggaggtactgaaaaacatattttaagaaacagtgaccaaaattttacaaatttgatgaaaaattttaacataaatagtCAAGAATTCCTACAAATGTCCAGCTTAAGAACATCACAACAAGAATATCATAATCAATACTAGAAATTTGTCTTAAAGGAAAAGTCTTACAGTAGGCATAGACGAAAGAAAGATTATAAACAGGGGAACTATGGAAAAAATAACTGAAGATTTCTATTAGTGGACAAAAGAATAGAATTGCCAAAGTTCTAAGAGGAAACAATAaactattaatataattattgatgtAGGAAAAACATCcttcaaaaacaaagatgaaataaataaactggtGAGAAAAATTCATGGTTGGTAGACTTTTACTGCAAAACAGAAAGTTAAAGGGAGTACCTAATACTGAAGGAAAAAACACCAGATATGAACTCAgttgaatataaaaagaataaagagaactGATAAGGGTAAATATGAAGAGAcattaaaatggtcatttttctgattttcaaatttctttaaaatgtaatttgaatATCATTTTTAGGCAAAATAACATAATGAGTTTCAGATTTAATCTCCttcttgaaataaacaaaaacaaacaaaaggtacaaaataaaaacttccacaTATATCCAggcaatgaagaaaaatgattcttgtgagaaagaaaacaaagacagtgGGGGCCTATGTTACCCTAACTTCCTGCCTAAAGATATATTTCCAGGCCATTGGTTAGGGAATAGAAGAAACAAAGGCCAAATCCAGAAATTTCTGTGTGCTTGAGAGAACAAATTAAAAGTCTGGATTTACCTTAAAGAACAAAGGACAACTGGAAAGGTGTGGGtaaataaaaaacttaattttttcaaaatttttatcatagttgtattacaatgttctgttaatttctgctgtacagcaaagtgacctagttatataatatttcttcatctttctaaACAATAACTCAGTGTTTAAAGCAAAATAGTAATCATATATGATGCTATTTAAACATATGCTGGAGTAAAAATAACAACGCTCAAATTCAGGAAATAGACTGTTTTAAGGTTCTTATACTATATGTTAATGTGGTATAATATAACTTAAAGGTATATTATGTTgagtttaaaatgtatataataaactttttacaatgaatagataaaatagttaaataaaggAGGTCAACTAAggaataaaaaacataataatcaaaagaagataggaaaagtgggaaaagaaaacaaaaagatgggaCAAATGAAAAGTAGCTACAAGAAGGTGAGCTTAAATCTAACAATATCAATTATTATATTAAACACAAATTGTTTAAACACACTTATTAAAATTTAGAGATTATTGatgttcccatgtggctcagtggtaacaaatctgacgagtatccatgaggattca
This sequence is a window from Sus scrofa isolate TJ Tabasco breed Duroc unplaced genomic scaffold, Sscrofa11.1 Contig740, whole genome shotgun sequence. Protein-coding genes within it:
- the LOC100516538 gene encoding olfactory receptor 4K1-like; the protein is MTEKRMGYKIIILMTSLFCKDRLCSTVVRINENGQSVYTLIISNARPYFTYFSDVIITVTGLISTTSPKLPLLSRNNFSSPGSVNRWSNKSVVTEFILLGLSSSQELQLFLFLIFSVFYGAAVLGNILIILIAITDSRLHSPMYFLLSNLSFIDVCQATFATPKMIADFLREHKTITFQGCMSQIFFLHVFGGSEMVLLVAMAYDRYLAICKPLHYMTIMSRKVCAILVGVSWAIGILHSSSHLALTVDLPFCGPNKVDNFFCDLPLVIKLACLDTYVLEILVLTNSGLLSLICFLLLLISYTVILATVLRQSPGGTSKALSTLSAHITVVVLFFGPLIFIYIWPFESFPIDKFISVFFTVFTPFLNPMIYTLRNKDVKEAMKKLRKQHVGSKEVS